Proteins encoded by one window of Lacipirellulaceae bacterium:
- a CDS encoding shikimate dehydrogenase — MSSQPQQDICCLMGQPVAGNPRHYMLEAAFAVADLDWRFLTFEVVEEDFERALDGVRVLGFRGVMLAPPHRAAAPALLDELTESARVSGSVNCVQLTEQGLLGHNTEGASLKKLVEQTAYLEDASVVILGGGLRARSTAAEMALAGVGELTFVCHEPEPLQQFVNGLVEQTPLANCFVEPWPAGEPLAVAEECNLLVNATQVGRLSPDEPLPIVVESLTPSVTVADVVSNPPETWLLRQAADQGCPTVDGLTLLVEQAAAAFEIWTGEQADRTAMREAVEEFLAL; from the coding sequence ATGTCCAGCCAGCCCCAACAAGACATTTGTTGCCTCATGGGCCAGCCCGTGGCGGGTAACCCGCGGCATTATATGCTGGAGGCGGCCTTTGCCGTGGCGGACCTGGATTGGCGGTTTCTCACGTTTGAAGTCGTCGAAGAAGACTTTGAGCGTGCCTTAGACGGCGTTCGAGTGCTTGGTTTTCGCGGCGTCATGCTCGCACCGCCCCACCGAGCGGCAGCACCCGCCTTATTAGACGAGCTCACCGAATCGGCACGCGTGAGTGGTTCGGTGAATTGCGTTCAACTGACTGAACAAGGTCTGCTCGGCCACAATACTGAGGGGGCCTCGCTGAAGAAACTCGTTGAACAAACGGCATACCTCGAAGATGCCTCAGTAGTCATTCTTGGCGGCGGATTGCGGGCGCGATCGACCGCAGCTGAAATGGCGCTCGCTGGCGTCGGAGAACTGACTTTTGTCTGCCACGAACCCGAACCGTTGCAGCAGTTCGTCAACGGGCTTGTCGAACAGACGCCACTTGCGAACTGCTTTGTGGAACCGTGGCCCGCGGGTGAACCGCTCGCCGTTGCTGAAGAGTGCAACTTACTGGTGAACGCAACCCAAGTGGGTCGACTATCGCCTGATGAGCCGTTGCCGATTGTGGTGGAAAGTCTCACCCCCAGCGTTACGGTAGCAGATGTCGTCTCGAACCCTCCGGAGACTTGGCTACTTCGCCAAGCAGCCGACCAAGGCTGTCCGACGGTCGACGGACTGACGTTGCTCGTCGAGCAAGCGGCCGCGGCGTTTGAAATCTGGACCGGCGAGCAAGCGGACCGCACTGCGATGCGCGAGGCGGTTGAGGAGTTTTTGGCGCTGTAG
- the bioD gene encoding dethiobiotin synthase, translating to MPTLFITGTSTEVGKTHIGAMIARSLVASGESVGVYKPVASGCRLEGAELIADDALALWEAAGEPRSLDEVCPQKFLAALSPPTAAAQEGKTVDTRLLRTGIEIWRQNYDRVLVEGAGGLMSPLSDSDFNADMARDLGAALLIVAANRLGVINDTLQTVITAKARTPECPLVGVVLNQVEPRTDDASLATNAVELSRRLREFEVPLLASAGFGEESIPGVVDWRSVF from the coding sequence ATGCCCACGCTCTTCATCACCGGCACCAGCACCGAAGTTGGCAAGACGCACATCGGAGCGATGATCGCACGATCGCTTGTCGCCAGTGGCGAAAGCGTGGGGGTTTACAAACCGGTTGCCAGCGGCTGTCGACTTGAGGGCGCAGAACTGATCGCCGACGATGCCCTTGCTCTCTGGGAAGCTGCTGGGGAACCTCGCTCGCTGGACGAGGTGTGCCCCCAGAAGTTCCTCGCTGCGCTCTCCCCGCCGACAGCGGCAGCACAAGAAGGAAAGACCGTCGATACGAGGCTCTTACGTACCGGAATCGAAATCTGGCGGCAAAACTACGATCGCGTACTCGTTGAAGGAGCGGGCGGTTTGATGTCACCGCTGTCGGACTCCGACTTCAACGCCGACATGGCTCGCGACTTAGGTGCCGCCCTACTGATCGTGGCGGCCAATCGACTCGGTGTGATCAACGATACGCTACAAACGGTCATCACGGCGAAAGCACGGACTCCGGAATGCCCTCTCGTTGGCGTCGTGCTCAATCAAGTCGAACCACGAACGGACGACGCAAGTTTGGCGACGAACGCAGTAGAGCTGTCTCGCAGACTTCGTGAATTCGAGGTGCCGTTGCTGGCGAGTGCTGGGTTTGGCGAAGAGAGTATTCCAGGTGTTGTCGATTGGCGGAGTGTGTTTTGA
- a CDS encoding DUF1926 domain-containing protein codes for MNQPLRLVLVLHNHQPIGNFDGVFEQAYRDSYLPFLDVFERYEGLRIALHTSGSLMEWLDQHHPEYVDRLAGLVATGRVEIVGGPLMEPILPMIPSRDRIGQIEAYRDWLENRLGAKVRGMWMPERVWEQSLTSDVVKAGIEYTVLDDFHFKNAGLADEQLDGYYVTEDDCHLLRVFPGSERLRYLLPFQEPHETIDYLRSVAERRPGAVMVFGDDGEKFGTWPGTKEHVYEHGWLDRFFQALLENSDWLKVTTPTEALENVPPLGKVYIPEGSYREMTEWSLPAARINQYEDAQHDLQDAGHWDAIQPFVRGGYWRNFKVKYPETNVMYSRMQMVSRRLQDAIDRGIEGEFIEQARRELYRGQCNCSYWHGAFGGIYLPHLRNAVFEKLIAADNLLDQAEGRGWRNEGNFVEVTAADYNFDGRQEVRLVNNRLMALVAPAQGGQIYELDVNSICHNLGATLTRRAEAYHRKVLQGENHGDDGAASIHDRVVFKQEGLDERLQYDAYRRNSLVDHFYADDVPFEQVVSGTAEERGDFVHGSFESKLRRGEGRVQLQMSRQGNVNGREIKLTKGITLNSNGSTLEIAYLLENLPSDIGLHLAPEFNFSGLPAGADDRYFTDQDGNGIGQLGTQLNLEATSGLGLVDRWLGIRLGLTFERPTPVWAYPVETVSQSEGGFELVHQSVAVVPHWVVIPDADGRWSVTMRLEIDTSEAESRMGESAEVQAVPT; via the coding sequence ATGAATCAACCTCTCCGCCTAGTTCTCGTCCTGCATAATCATCAGCCCATCGGCAACTTCGATGGCGTGTTCGAGCAGGCGTACCGCGATAGTTACCTGCCGTTTCTGGATGTCTTCGAGCGGTACGAGGGCTTGCGGATCGCGCTGCACACGAGCGGTTCGCTGATGGAATGGCTTGACCAGCACCACCCCGAATACGTGGATCGGCTCGCCGGGCTCGTCGCTACGGGGCGTGTAGAAATCGTCGGCGGGCCGTTGATGGAACCGATCCTCCCGATGATTCCTTCGCGTGATCGGATTGGCCAGATCGAAGCGTACCGCGATTGGCTCGAGAATCGCCTCGGAGCGAAAGTCCGCGGCATGTGGATGCCCGAGCGTGTTTGGGAGCAATCGCTCACCAGTGATGTCGTCAAAGCAGGAATCGAGTACACGGTACTCGATGACTTCCACTTTAAGAATGCGGGCCTCGCGGACGAGCAACTCGACGGGTACTACGTCACCGAAGACGATTGCCATCTGTTGCGCGTCTTCCCCGGCAGTGAACGGCTTCGCTATCTTCTTCCCTTCCAAGAACCGCATGAGACGATTGACTATCTGCGGAGCGTTGCCGAACGTCGCCCTGGTGCCGTGATGGTATTCGGCGACGATGGCGAGAAGTTCGGCACGTGGCCGGGAACGAAGGAGCATGTCTACGAACATGGCTGGCTCGATCGTTTCTTCCAAGCACTCCTGGAGAATAGTGATTGGTTAAAGGTTACCACGCCGACCGAAGCTCTGGAGAACGTGCCGCCGTTGGGCAAGGTTTATATTCCTGAGGGGAGTTACCGCGAGATGACCGAGTGGTCGTTGCCCGCGGCTCGGATCAATCAATACGAGGATGCTCAGCACGATCTGCAGGACGCAGGCCATTGGGACGCGATTCAGCCTTTCGTACGTGGTGGCTACTGGCGAAACTTCAAGGTGAAGTACCCTGAAACGAACGTGATGTACTCACGCATGCAGATGGTGAGCCGTCGTTTGCAGGACGCGATTGACCGAGGAATCGAAGGGGAATTCATCGAACAGGCCCGCCGTGAACTCTACCGCGGACAGTGCAACTGCAGTTACTGGCATGGTGCCTTCGGCGGCATCTATTTGCCACACCTTCGTAATGCGGTGTTCGAGAAACTCATCGCCGCGGACAATCTTTTGGACCAAGCTGAGGGTCGCGGCTGGCGAAACGAAGGGAACTTTGTCGAGGTCACGGCAGCAGATTACAACTTCGACGGGCGGCAGGAAGTACGCTTGGTCAATAACCGGTTGATGGCCCTGGTTGCTCCTGCTCAGGGTGGCCAAATCTACGAGCTCGACGTCAACAGCATCTGCCATAACTTAGGGGCTACGCTTACTCGTCGAGCGGAAGCATACCATCGCAAAGTCCTCCAGGGTGAGAATCACGGCGATGACGGTGCGGCCAGCATCCATGATCGCGTCGTGTTCAAGCAGGAAGGCCTCGACGAGCGACTGCAGTACGACGCGTATCGTCGAAATTCGTTAGTCGATCACTTTTACGCTGATGATGTCCCGTTTGAGCAAGTCGTCTCCGGCACCGCTGAAGAACGCGGAGACTTTGTCCATGGCAGCTTCGAATCGAAGCTCCGCCGCGGGGAAGGTCGCGTTCAGTTGCAGATGTCACGTCAAGGAAACGTGAACGGCCGCGAGATCAAGCTGACGAAGGGAATTACGCTCAATAGCAACGGTTCAACTTTAGAGATCGCTTATCTACTGGAGAACTTGCCTAGCGATATCGGTCTTCATTTGGCTCCTGAGTTCAATTTCTCGGGACTTCCTGCCGGAGCGGACGATCGATACTTTACCGACCAGGACGGCAATGGCATTGGACAACTTGGAACACAGCTCAATCTCGAAGCGACATCCGGACTGGGGCTTGTCGACCGCTGGCTGGGCATTCGCCTGGGCCTCACCTTCGAGCGTCCGACGCCCGTCTGGGCCTATCCTGTAGAAACGGTGAGCCAAAGCGAAGGCGGCTTCGAACTCGTTCACCAATCAGTGGCGGTCGTTCCGCACTGGGTGGTGATCCCCGACGCCGATGGTCGCTGGAGCGTCACCATGCGTCTAGAAATCGACACCAGCGAGGCTGAGAGCCGCATGGGGGAGTCGGCTGAGGTGCAAGCCGTACCGACCTAG